One Methanomassiliicoccales archaeon genomic window carries:
- the panD gene encoding aspartate 1-decarboxylase has protein sequence MRCLMRGKIHRATVTETNIEYIGSIVIDQDLLRAADIWPGEKVLISDIDNAARFETYAVEGKAGSGQIMVNGAAAKLVNKGDKIIIMAFEYTDVPVEPISILVDDKNRYVKRL, from the coding sequence ATGCGTTGCCTAATGCGGGGGAAGATCCACCGCGCCACGGTCACTGAGACGAACATCGAGTACATCGGTAGTATCGTCATCGATCAGGACCTGTTACGGGCGGCTGACATATGGCCAGGAGAGAAGGTCCTAATATCGGACATTGACAATGCAGCCCGTTTCGAGACATATGCGGTAGAAGGCAAGGCAGGATCAGGCCAGATCATGGTGAACGGGGCTGCGGCCAAGCTGGTGAACAAGGGTGACAAGATCATTATCATGGCGTTCGAGTACACCGATGTCCCAGTGGAGCCAATCTCCATATTGGTCGATGACAAGAACCGCTACGTCAAACGGCTCTAG